GATCTCGGCCTCGCCCTCCGGCGTGTACCACTTCATCTGACGCGGGGTTTTGACGTTGCCGGGCACGATACAGGCGACGCGTACGCCGTCGACGCCCAGCTCGCGCGCCAGACCCCGGGTCATGCCCTCGATCCCGGCCTTGGCGGTCTCATAGAGCGACAGGTCGGGCAGACCGAGGTGCCAGGAGATGGAACCGAGGTTCAGGATCACGCCCTGACCCGTCGCCTTCATGCCGGGCGCCACGGCCTGGGCCGCGAAATAGAGGTGGCGCAGATTGACCGCGATCCGGTCGTCCCAATAGGCGGGCGTGACCTCGGCCAGAGAGTGGCGGTCGTCATTGGCGGCGTTGTTGACCAGGACCTCGATCGGCCCGACCTCGGTCGCGATCGCCTCCAGCGTCGCCTGCAGGGCGGCGAGGTCGGTCAGGTCGCAGCGGCGATAGACGGGGGCGGGCGTGAGGCCCGACAGGGTGTCGGCCAAGGCCGCCGAATCCGCGTCGGCGACGTCGAGGAAGACGACCCGGGCGCCCTGACGTGCGAAGCCTTCGGTCAGAGCCGCGCCGATGCCCGAGCCGCCGCCCGTGACGACCACGACCTTGCCGGCCAAGGAAGGGTAGGTGTTGCTGCTCATCAGGCGGCTCCCAGAAGGCCGCGGCCGGCGAGGTTCTTGATCAGGGCCATGACGCCCATGGTCCAGGGCGGTGCGATGTCGCAGGTGGTGACCTCGTTCTCCAGCACGCCGAGGCGCGGGGAGGAGACCTTCACCCTGTCGCCGACCTTGTGGGTGAAGCCGCCGCCGGGCGTGTCACGATCCTGGATCGGGGCGAACATGGTCCCGAGGTAGAGGGCGAAGCCGTCGGGGTACTGGTGGTTCTTGCCGGACGCCTGTCTGGCCAGATCCTCCGGATCGCGGCTGATCAGGCGCATGGAGCTGGCGCCCGCCAGGACGAAGCCCTCGGGGCCTTTGACTTCGAGCGAGACCGTGGCGTCGCGGACGTCGTCCATCGAGAAGGTCTGGTCGAACAGGCGGATGAACGGGCCGACCGAGGCGGCGGCGTTGTTGTCCTTGGCCTTGCCGAGCAGCAGGGCCGAACGGCCCTCGATGTCGCGCAGATTGACGTCATTGCCGAGCGCGGCGCCGACCGGCTTGCCGGACGGATCGACGACGATGACGACCTCGGGCTCCGGGTTGTTCCAATGGGAGTCCCCGCGAACCCCGACATGGGCGCCCCAACCCACGGAGGACAGGCACGGGGCCTTGGTGAAGATCTCGGCGTCGGGGCCGATGGCGACCTCCAGATACTGGGACCACAGGCCGTCGGCGATCAGGGCGGCCTTGAGCTCGGCGGCCTGTTCGGAGCCGGGCTTGACCTTGGCCATGTCACCGCCGATGCGCTCGGAGAGGCGTTCGCGGATGCCGGCGGCGACGGAGGCTTCGCCCCGCGCCCGCTCCTCGATGACCCGCTCCAGGGCGGATACGGCGAAGGTCACGCCCGAGGCCTTCACGCACTGAAGATCGAGCGGTGAGAGGAGTTTGAGGTCGCCATCTTCCCAGACCGAGGCCACGCTCAGGTCCTCGATCGCGCCGAGATCCGGGCCGGTCGCCGTGGCCAGTTCCGCGCGCGACAGGGCCTCGGCCGAGGTCGGGGCGAAGGCGGAGATGTTGAGGGCACGGCCCGCGTGCAACAGGACCGGGGTCGGGCCCTCGGCGGTTTGAATACGGCCTAGAAGGGTCGCGTCGCGCCAGTCCTCGGGCAGGATGTCCGTCAGCTGCATCTGTTCCTCCGCCCCGGTCGGCGTCCGCCGGGGTCGTCTTGTGTTAGCGCTAACATCGACTGGCGCGAGCCGGGTTGTCAAGACGCTGTCAGGCGGGGCGGGGCCGAGGTGCCCCGTTCGATCAGGGCGTGGGGGAATACGAGGTCGCTACCGGTCGCGCCTTCGGCCAGCAATGCCACGGCCTCGGCGGCCATGCGGGCGACCGGCTGGCGGACGGTGGTCAGGGGCGGCCAGACCGCCGTGGCCATGGGGATGTCGTCGAAGCCGACCACGGTCAGGTCGCGCGGAACATCCAGTCCTCTCTGATGCGCAACCGCGACGGCGCCCAGGGCCATGTCGTCGTTGGAGGCGAAGATCGCCGTCGGCGGGCGGGGCCGGTCCAGCAGAAGGCCAGCGGCGTCGAGTCCGGAGCGATAGGTGAAATCGCCCGCCTCGATGATGGCTTCCGCGCCAGGGCAGGCGTCGATTTCGGACTGGAAGCCGATCACCCGCTCGGCGCTGGCGCTCTGGTTGGCGGCGCCGGTGATCAGGCCGATCCGGCGATGGCCGAGGTCGAGCAGGCGTCGCGTCATGACGCCGGCGGCGGCTCGGTCGTCGATGCGGACGGCCCCGGCCTCCGAGCGGAAGCTCCCGGCGGCGACGGCCACCACCTTCAGACCCAGCCGCTCTGCCTCCGCCAGGGCCGCGATGGACTCGCCATGCGGCGGGGGAAGGACCAGACCCTTGGCGCCGCCCGCCGCCAGACGGCGCACCGCCGCGACCTCGCTCTCGGCGTCGTCGTCGCACTGTTCGACCAGAAGCTGGCCGCCGTGGTTCCGCACACCCTCCAAAGCGCCCAGCAGGAACTCACTCAGATAGCCGGCGCTGGGGTTGGACCAGATCAGGCCGATGCGATCGAGGCCGCCGAGCGCCAGGCTGCGCGCCGCGACATTGGGCGCATAGCCCAGGGCCTCGACGGCCCTGAGCACGGCTTCGCGCGTCTCGGGCTTCACCGCGCCGCGGTTGTTCATGACGCGCGACACGGTCATGGCCGAGACCCCGGCCCGCGCCGCGACGTCGCTGATCCTGATTCCGCTCATCCGCCGACCATGGGGCGCGGCGGGTGAAAGGTCCATCCGGCAGCGTTCAAGCGGGCACGGGCTCCGCGAGGGTGTGGCGGACCTCATGCTTGTACTGGGCGGCGCCCGAGTCGGGGACCAGTTCGCCCGCGCGGTCCGAGATGACGCTCCATTGGGCCTGAACCTGTTCGGCGGCGTCACGGGCGTCGCCGACGTAGATTCCCTGGGTCATGGTGATGTGAGCCTGTTCGAAGGCGCCGGCGCCGGCCAGGAGGATGGTGCGGGTCGGGGCGCCCTCGGCGGCCAGGGCGACGACGCCGGGGCTGACCAAATCCGACGACAGGCCCTTGAGGTCATCGGCGGAATAGAGGCCCTCGGTCATCTGGGTCGCGGCGCTGGGGGCCAGGCAGTTGACGTGGATGCCGGACTTGCGGCCCTCCAGCGCCAGGGTCTGCATCAGGCCGACGAGGGCCATCTTGGCCGCGCCGTAGTTCGACTGGCCGAAGTTTCCGTAGAGCCCCGAGGAGGAGGTGGTGAAGATCACCCGGCCATAGCCCTGCGCCTGCATGAAGGGCCAGGCCGCCTTGGTGACATTGACCGACCCCATCAGATGGACCGACAGCAC
The genomic region above belongs to Brevundimonas goettingensis and contains:
- a CDS encoding LacI family DNA-binding transcriptional regulator — translated: MSGIRISDVAARAGVSAMTVSRVMNNRGAVKPETREAVLRAVEALGYAPNVAARSLALGGLDRIGLIWSNPSAGYLSEFLLGALEGVRNHGGQLLVEQCDDDAESEVAAVRRLAAGGAKGLVLPPPHGESIAALAEAERLGLKVVAVAAGSFRSEAGAVRIDDRAAAGVMTRRLLDLGHRRIGLITGAANQSASAERVIGFQSEIDACPGAEAIIEAGDFTYRSGLDAAGLLLDRPRPPTAIFASNDDMALGAVAVAHQRGLDVPRDLTVVGFDDIPMATAVWPPLTTVRQPVARMAAEAVALLAEGATGSDLVFPHALIERGTSAPPRLTAS
- a CDS encoding SDR family NAD(P)-dependent oxidoreductase; translated protein: MSSNTYPSLAGKVVVVTGGGSGIGAALTEGFARQGARVVFLDVADADSAALADTLSGLTPAPVYRRCDLTDLAALQATLEAIATEVGPIEVLVNNAANDDRHSLAEVTPAYWDDRIAVNLRHLYFAAQAVAPGMKATGQGVILNLGSISWHLGLPDLSLYETAKAGIEGMTRGLARELGVDGVRVACIVPGNVKTPRQMKWYTPEGEAEIVAAQCLKGRIEPKDVASLAMFLASDDARFITGHEYWVDAGWR
- a CDS encoding fumarylacetoacetate hydrolase family protein yields the protein MQLTDILPEDWRDATLLGRIQTAEGPTPVLLHAGRALNISAFAPTSAEALSRAELATATGPDLGAIEDLSVASVWEDGDLKLLSPLDLQCVKASGVTFAVSALERVIEERARGEASVAAGIRERLSERIGGDMAKVKPGSEQAAELKAALIADGLWSQYLEVAIGPDAEIFTKAPCLSSVGWGAHVGVRGDSHWNNPEPEVVIVVDPSGKPVGAALGNDVNLRDIEGRSALLLGKAKDNNAAASVGPFIRLFDQTFSMDDVRDATVSLEVKGPEGFVLAGASSMRLISRDPEDLARQASGKNHQYPDGFALYLGTMFAPIQDRDTPGGGFTHKVGDRVKVSSPRLGVLENEVTTCDIAPPWTMGVMALIKNLAGRGLLGAA
- a CDS encoding SDR family NAD(P)-dependent oxidoreductase, with the protein product MTIDLTGRVAVVTGAGGGLGRTHAMALARHGAKVVINDMSAPGVEAVVAEITAAGGEAVGCVCSVTDRQAVSAMIQGAVHRWGSIDILVNNAGILRDRTFAKMELDDFELVLSVHLMGSVNVTKAAWPFMQAQGYGRVIFTTSSSGLYGNFGQSNYGAAKMALVGLMQTLALEGRKSGIHVNCLAPSAATQMTEGLYSADDLKGLSSDLVSPGVVALAAEGAPTRTILLAGAGAFEQAHITMTQGIYVGDARDAAEQVQAQWSVISDRAGELVPDSGAAQYKHEVRHTLAEPVPA